One segment of Streptomyces sp. NA02950 DNA contains the following:
- a CDS encoding ATP-dependent Clp protease ATP-binding subunit, translating into MFERFTDRARRVVVLAQEEARMLNHNYIGTEHILLGLIHEGEGVAAKALESLGISLEAVRQQVEEIIGQGQQAPSGHIPFTPRAKKVLELSLREALQLGHNYIGTEHILLGLIREGEGVAAQVLVKLGADLNRVRQQVIQLLSGYQGKEAATAGGPAEGTPSTSLVLDQFGRNLTQAARESKLDPVIGREKEIERVMQVLSRRTKNNPVLIGEPGVGKTAVVEGLAQAIVKGEVPETLKDKHLYTLDLGALVAGSRYRGDFEERLKKVLKEIRTRGDIILFIDELHTLVGAGAAEGAIDAASILKPMLARGELQTIGATTLDEYRKYLEKDAALERRFQPIQVAEPSLPHTIEILKGLRDRYEAHHRVSITDSALVAAATLADRYISDRFLPDKAIDLIDEAGSRMRIRRMTAPPDLREFDEKIADVRREKESAIDSQDFEMAAGLRDKEKQLLAAKAKREKEWKAGDMDVVAEVDEELIAEVLATATGIPVFKLTEEESSRLLRMEDELHKRVIGQKDAIKALSQAIRRTRAGLKDPKRPGGSFIFAGPSGVGKTELSKTLAEFLFGDEDAMISLDMSEFSEKHTVSRLFGSPPGYVGYEEGGQLTEKVRRKPFSVVLFDEVEKAHPDIFNSLLQILEDGRLTDSQGRVVDFKNTVIIMTTNLGTRDISKGFNLGFAAQGDVKTGYERMKNKVNEELKQHFRPEFLNRVDDTVVFHQLTEEDIIQIVDLMITKVDERLKDRDMGIELSGVAKKLLAKRGYDPVLGARPLRRTIQREIEDVLSEKILFGELRPGHIVVVDTEGEGEEKKFTFRGEEKSALPDTPPIESAAGGGPNLSKDA; encoded by the coding sequence ATGTTCGAGAGGTTCACCGACCGCGCGCGGCGGGTTGTCGTCCTGGCTCAGGAAGAAGCCCGGATGCTCAACCACAACTACATCGGCACCGAACACATCCTCCTGGGCCTGATCCACGAGGGTGAGGGTGTCGCCGCTAAGGCCCTGGAGAGCCTCGGGATTTCGCTCGAGGCGGTCCGCCAGCAGGTGGAGGAGATCATCGGCCAGGGGCAGCAGGCCCCGTCCGGTCACATCCCCTTCACCCCCCGTGCCAAGAAGGTCCTGGAGCTGTCGCTCCGCGAGGCCCTTCAGCTCGGCCACAACTACATCGGCACGGAGCACATCCTGCTCGGCCTGATCCGCGAGGGCGAGGGCGTCGCCGCCCAGGTCCTCGTGAAGCTGGGCGCCGATCTGAACCGGGTGCGGCAGCAGGTCATCCAGCTGCTCTCCGGCTACCAGGGCAAGGAGGCCGCCACCGCGGGCGGCCCGGCGGAGGGCACTCCCTCCACCTCGCTCGTCCTGGACCAGTTCGGCCGCAACCTCACGCAGGCCGCCCGCGAATCCAAGCTCGACCCGGTCATCGGGCGCGAGAAGGAGATCGAGCGGGTCATGCAGGTGCTCTCGCGCCGCACCAAGAACAACCCGGTCCTCATCGGCGAGCCCGGCGTCGGCAAGACGGCGGTCGTCGAGGGCCTGGCCCAGGCCATCGTCAAGGGCGAGGTGCCCGAGACCCTCAAGGACAAGCACCTCTACACCCTCGACCTGGGTGCCCTGGTCGCCGGCTCCCGCTACCGCGGTGACTTCGAGGAGCGCCTGAAGAAGGTGCTCAAGGAGATCCGCACCCGCGGCGACATCATCCTGTTCATCGACGAGCTCCACACCCTGGTGGGTGCGGGTGCCGCCGAGGGCGCGATCGACGCCGCCAGCATCCTCAAGCCGATGCTGGCCCGCGGTGAGCTCCAGACCATCGGCGCGACCACGCTCGATGAGTACCGCAAGTACCTGGAGAAGGACGCCGCCCTGGAGCGGCGCTTCCAGCCCATCCAGGTCGCCGAGCCGTCGCTGCCGCACACCATCGAGATCCTCAAGGGCCTGCGGGACCGCTACGAGGCGCACCACCGCGTCTCGATCACGGACTCGGCCCTGGTCGCCGCCGCCACCCTGGCCGACCGCTACATCTCGGACCGCTTCCTGCCGGACAAGGCGATCGACCTGATCGACGAGGCCGGTTCCCGGATGCGGATCCGCCGGATGACCGCACCGCCGGACCTGCGCGAATTCGACGAGAAGATCGCCGATGTGCGCCGGGAGAAGGAGTCCGCGATCGACTCGCAGGACTTCGAGATGGCCGCGGGCCTGCGCGACAAGGAGAAGCAGCTCCTGGCCGCGAAGGCGAAGCGGGAGAAGGAGTGGAAGGCCGGCGACATGGACGTCGTCGCCGAGGTCGACGAGGAGCTGATCGCCGAGGTCCTGGCCACGGCCACCGGCATCCCGGTCTTCAAGCTCACCGAGGAGGAGTCCTCCCGGCTGCTGCGCATGGAGGACGAGCTGCACAAGCGCGTCATCGGCCAGAAGGACGCCATCAAGGCGCTCTCCCAGGCCATCCGGCGTACGCGTGCGGGCCTCAAGGACCCCAAGCGCCCCGGCGGCTCCTTCATCTTCGCGGGCCCGTCCGGTGTCGGTAAGACCGAGCTCAGCAAGACCCTCGCCGAGTTCCTCTTCGGCGACGAGGACGCGATGATCTCGCTCGACATGTCGGAGTTCAGCGAGAAGCACACCGTCTCGCGGCTCTTCGGCTCCCCGCCCGGATACGTGGGCTACGAGGAGGGCGGCCAGCTCACCGAGAAGGTGCGCCGCAAGCCGTTCTCCGTGGTCCTCTTCGACGAGGTCGAGAAGGCCCACCCGGACATCTTCAACTCGCTGCTCCAGATCCTGGAGGACGGTCGGCTGACCGACTCCCAGGGCCGGGTCGTGGACTTCAAGAACACGGTGATCATCATGACCACCAACCTCGGCACCCGGGACATCTCCAAGGGCTTCAACCTGGGCTTCGCCGCCCAGGGCGATGTGAAGACCGGCTACGAGCGGATGAAGAACAAGGTCAACGAGGAGCTGAAGCAGCACTTCCGGCCCGAGTTCCTGAACCGTGTCGATGACACGGTCGTCTTCCACCAGCTCACCGAGGAAGACATCATCCAGATCGTCGACCTCATGATCACCAAGGTGGACGAGCGGCTCAAGGACCGCGACATGGGCATCGAGCTCAGCGGCGTCGCCAAGAAGCTGCTGGCCAAGCGCGGGTACGACCCCGTTCTGGGCGCCCGGCCGCTGCGCCGGACCATCCAGCGCGAGATCGAGGACGTGCTGTCGGAGAAGATCCTCTTCGGCGAGCTGCGTCCGGGCCACATCGTGGTCGTGGACACCGAGGGCGAGGGTGAGGAGAAGAAGTTCACCTTCCGTGGCGAGGAGAAGTCGGCGCTGCCCGACACCCCGCCGATCGAGTCCGCCGCCGGCGGAGGCCCGAACCTGAGCAAGGACGCGTAA
- a CDS encoding bifunctional UDP-sugar hydrolase/5'-nucleotidase, with the protein MAARPQRRGAARRLATGVAVLAATAGVLSAADPAGADTTAAPGHRPDRTVDVQLLSFNDLHGNLEPPQGSSGNVTETQADGTTKSVPAGGVEYLATSLRKARAGHPYSVTAAGGDMIGASPLLSGLFHDEPTIEALNTLDLDVTSVGNHEFDEGRAELTRMQKGGCHPKDGCYEKGKKFQGADFPYLAANVTDEKTGKPLLKPYTVWKHKGVKIGFIGVTLEGTPDVVTADGVKGLTFHDEVKTVNKYARELYRKGVKSIVALIHEGGMPASSSYNYDCDSPGAGDGVSGPIVDIAKHLSPKVDALVTGHTHQAYACTIPDPSGTPRTVTSAASFGRLYTDTTLTYDRRTGDIVRTSVKGADSANHVVNREQPKAPDMTSLIGRWNKLAAPIANKPVGYVSAEIPGRGSTAYETPLGDVITDGQLEALSPADKGGAQLTLMNPGGIRSDLAYKASGSEGDGVVTYGEAFTVQPFTNMMNVLDLTGAQLITALQQQVSGANENSPKILQVSKGFTYTLDLTKSGKDRIDTGSVKLNGEPIDPAKTYRVAMNEFLAGGGDGFPVFKEGRNKLVGASDLEAFTAYLGAHSSASSPLAPPAADRITVKN; encoded by the coding sequence ATGGCAGCGAGACCTCAACGGCGCGGAGCGGCCCGCCGGTTGGCCACGGGGGTCGCGGTCCTCGCGGCCACCGCCGGTGTCCTGTCCGCCGCGGACCCCGCGGGCGCGGACACCACGGCCGCGCCGGGGCACCGGCCGGACCGCACCGTCGACGTACAGCTGCTCTCCTTCAACGACCTGCACGGCAACCTGGAACCGCCGCAGGGCTCCTCGGGCAACGTCACCGAGACCCAGGCGGACGGCACCACCAAGTCCGTCCCGGCGGGCGGTGTCGAATACCTCGCCACCTCCCTGCGCAAGGCCCGCGCGGGCCATCCGTACTCGGTCACCGCGGCCGGTGGCGACATGATCGGCGCCAGCCCGCTGCTGTCCGGTCTCTTCCACGACGAGCCGACCATCGAGGCGCTCAACACGCTGGATCTGGACGTCACCTCGGTCGGCAACCACGAGTTCGACGAGGGCCGCGCCGAGCTGACGCGGATGCAGAAGGGCGGCTGCCACCCCAAGGACGGCTGCTACGAGAAGGGCAAGAAGTTCCAGGGCGCCGACTTCCCGTACCTCGCGGCCAACGTCACCGACGAGAAGACCGGCAAGCCGCTGCTCAAGCCCTACACGGTCTGGAAGCACAAGGGCGTGAAGATCGGCTTCATCGGCGTCACGCTGGAGGGCACGCCGGACGTCGTCACCGCCGACGGCGTCAAGGGACTGACGTTCCACGACGAGGTCAAGACGGTCAACAAGTACGCCAGGGAGCTGTACCGCAAGGGCGTGAAGTCGATCGTCGCGCTCATCCACGAGGGCGGGATGCCCGCCTCCTCCTCGTACAACTACGACTGCGACAGCCCGGGTGCGGGCGACGGGGTCTCCGGTCCGATCGTCGACATCGCCAAGCACCTCAGCCCGAAGGTCGACGCCCTGGTCACCGGCCACACCCACCAGGCGTACGCGTGCACCATCCCGGACCCGTCCGGCACCCCGCGCACGGTGACCTCGGCCGCCTCCTTCGGACGGCTCTACACGGACACCACGCTCACTTACGACCGCCGCACCGGCGACATCGTCCGGACGTCCGTGAAGGGCGCCGACTCGGCCAACCACGTCGTCAACCGTGAGCAGCCCAAGGCCCCGGACATGACCTCGCTGATCGGGCGCTGGAACAAGCTGGCCGCACCGATCGCGAACAAGCCGGTCGGCTATGTCTCCGCGGAGATCCCCGGACGCGGCTCCACCGCCTACGAGACCCCGCTCGGCGATGTCATCACCGACGGCCAGCTGGAGGCGCTCTCCCCCGCCGACAAGGGCGGTGCGCAGCTCACGCTGATGAACCCGGGCGGTATCCGCTCCGACCTCGCGTACAAGGCGTCGGGCAGTGAGGGGGACGGGGTCGTCACCTATGGCGAGGCGTTCACCGTGCAGCCCTTCACCAACATGATGAACGTGCTCGACCTGACCGGCGCCCAGCTGATCACCGCGCTCCAGCAGCAGGTCAGCGGGGCCAATGAGAACAGCCCGAAGATCCTCCAGGTGTCCAAGGGCTTTACCTACACCCTGGACCTCACCAAGTCCGGCAAGGACCGGATCGACACCGGCTCGGTGAAGCTGAACGGTGAGCCGATCGACCCCGCCAAGACCTACCGCGTGGCGATGAACGAGTTCCTCGCGGGCGGCGGCGACGGCTTCCCGGTCTTCAAGGAGGGCAGGAACAAGCTGGTCGGCGCCTCCGACCTGGAGGCGTTCACCGCCTACCTGGGCGCCCACTCCTCGGCGTCCTCCCCGCTGGCCCCGCCGGCCGCGGACCGCATCACCGTCAAGAATTGA
- a CDS encoding amino-acid N-acetyltransferase, with translation MSSALSKVVTVRRARTSDVRAVRRLIDSYVDDRILLDKATVTLYEDIQEFWVAERDEDAEVIGCGALHVMWEDLAEVRTLAVHPALKGSGVGHLLLDKLLQTARWLGVRRIFCLTFEVDFFTNHGFVEIGETPVDGDVYTELLRSYDEGVAEFLGLERVKPNTLGNSRMLLQL, from the coding sequence ATGTCCTCCGCACTATCAAAAGTAGTCACCGTCCGCCGAGCCCGGACCAGCGATGTGCGGGCCGTGCGCCGCCTCATCGACTCCTACGTGGACGATCGCATCCTGCTCGACAAAGCGACCGTGACGCTTTACGAGGACATCCAGGAGTTCTGGGTCGCGGAGCGGGACGAGGACGCGGAGGTCATTGGCTGCGGCGCACTCCACGTCATGTGGGAAGACCTCGCGGAGGTTCGCACTCTCGCGGTGCATCCCGCTCTCAAGGGCAGTGGTGTAGGCCACCTGCTGCTCGACAAGCTGTTGCAGACAGCGCGCTGGCTGGGGGTGCGGCGCATTTTCTGCCTCACCTTCGAAGTCGACTTCTTCACCAACCACGGCTTCGTGGAGATCGGCGAGACGCCGGTCGACGGGGATGTCTACACCGAGCTCCTCCGTTCCTATGACGAGGGCGTCGCCGAGTTCCTGGGTCTCGAACGGGTGAAGCCGAACACCCTTGGCAACAGCCGGATGCTTCTGCAACTGTGA
- a CDS encoding GntR family transcriptional regulator, with amino-acid sequence MEHMRRTLRSDDVEARIRDDIDAGTYRPGDRLPAPEELATELRKLTKAVDSAYRRLVEDGVLVEGLLEPGFFVADPATDPTVRTLLQAVRGTQLRLERLEQRLAELTERVASVERGLRSARREGGGYDQQF; translated from the coding sequence ATGGAGCACATGCGCAGGACGCTGCGGTCCGACGACGTCGAGGCAAGGATCCGCGACGACATCGACGCGGGGACGTACCGGCCGGGCGACCGGCTGCCCGCCCCCGAGGAACTCGCCACCGAGCTGCGGAAGCTCACCAAGGCGGTGGACTCCGCCTACCGGCGGCTCGTCGAGGACGGAGTACTGGTGGAGGGGCTGCTCGAACCCGGCTTCTTCGTCGCCGATCCCGCGACCGACCCCACCGTGCGCACCCTCCTCCAAGCGGTGCGCGGCACCCAACTCCGGCTGGAGCGGCTCGAACAGCGGCTCGCTGAGCTCACCGAGCGGGTGGCCTCCGTGGAGCGCGGACTGCGGTCGGCCCGCCGTGAAGGCGGCGGCTACGACCAGCAGTTCTGA
- a CDS encoding SCO3374 family protein, producing MIFTARTPAVPSAAPATATALGRPAARSRWYERELGWPTTGSEPVELLTGVAFDVLELPVAAGFAMLRRVPRTGPVAVEGPWMRLLVAAGSADELPGLLDWLEWGGVPLDLTALGAGGRITAPWPTSSWSPPAAPGERRPQEAAVWLRPPEPGGEVEPTLPRTGFGGDGGAPDLVRLVGAAATECHRARLLRARPLPRQRRAGEG from the coding sequence ATGATCTTCACCGCCAGGACCCCAGCGGTCCCGTCCGCCGCCCCGGCCACCGCCACCGCGCTCGGCCGTCCGGCCGCCCGGTCCCGGTGGTACGAGCGCGAGCTGGGCTGGCCGACGACCGGCAGCGAACCCGTCGAACTGCTCACGGGGGTGGCGTTCGACGTGCTGGAGCTGCCGGTCGCGGCCGGTTTCGCAATGCTGCGACGGGTACCGCGGACCGGTCCGGTCGCGGTGGAGGGCCCCTGGATGCGGCTGCTGGTGGCCGCGGGCAGCGCCGACGAACTGCCAGGGCTGCTCGACTGGCTGGAGTGGGGCGGGGTTCCCCTGGATCTGACCGCGCTCGGTGCGGGCGGCCGGATCACCGCTCCGTGGCCCACCTCTTCCTGGTCCCCGCCCGCGGCGCCGGGAGAACGGCGCCCGCAGGAGGCCGCCGTATGGCTGCGGCCTCCCGAGCCGGGGGGCGAAGTGGAGCCGACCCTGCCGAGGACAGGCTTCGGGGGCGATGGGGGCGCCCCCGATCTCGTGCGGCTCGTGGGTGCGGCGGCCACGGAGTGCCACCGTGCCCGGTTGCTGCGCGCCCGGCCGCTGCCCAGGCAGCGACGAGCCGGGGAAGGATGA
- a CDS encoding NACHT domain-containing NTPase: MDPAANSVRLAPDVVVPLITRLFAAEGPGAPPADRPVRISALVAFQGDRRTLTERDLTRIAAALVAEALREAAPAGARVGHGGEAERAVTDALARSLHALGTVDMDDVRAVRLGPEAFARHLAVAAPDADRELPPGAARLHTAVLHAVCDQILRFLVRRSAFVARGLAERAADTDAAFEEIYARAIIASHDHLTIYGIDLAHSPDTWPLDTAYLSLETETDAGPTAPAEQALAGSDRVLLWGVAGSGKTTLVQWLAVSVARGRLPGQLARLRGRVPFVLPVRRFRHGGFPPPDRFLSAVRHPQADAQPDGWAERVLSAGRGLLLVDGIDEAPEGDREQLREALRELPARYPGNVWLVTSRPSAVRENWLSSERFAELKLAPLSREGVTAFIQRWHAAAREDGTDLDRLGSYEETLLDAVRITRELGRLATNPLMCGLICALHRDRRGYLPRGRKALYDAALSMLLERRDRERAMVPPDGIDLPQEPKIRLLQKLAHWMLVNGRSEMDRTVALETFAQHLPSIPHASRQGGPEEIYRHLLHRTGLLREPTPGSVDFVHRTFQDYLSARAVVERHDFDFLIDHAHLDDWEEVIRMSVALARPDECAYLLEGLLAARKGTRPVHARHRKLLAAACLEHATELDPAVRSRVHRYTRDLVRPTSLEAARALGWIGPIALEMLPDPTGVSDEEAHRLAVTASSIADDRAIDYLARLRDRTSWAVRSQLARAWRRYDTDRYAEEIIAHLDERELDFPVSDAAELGALRRLGGRPCVQIAGAFTPEQLTEGLVAERLTELWLSYDLGDGLDLSWLSAFPRLHTLRLSPRNAEVTGVPEGVQVIVTGS; encoded by the coding sequence ATGGATCCCGCAGCGAACAGCGTCCGGCTCGCGCCGGACGTCGTCGTACCGCTGATCACACGACTCTTCGCGGCCGAGGGGCCCGGTGCGCCACCGGCCGACCGGCCGGTGCGGATATCCGCCCTGGTCGCCTTCCAGGGCGACCGGCGGACCCTCACCGAGCGCGATCTCACCCGGATCGCCGCCGCGCTGGTCGCCGAGGCACTCCGGGAAGCCGCTCCCGCCGGGGCACGGGTGGGCCACGGCGGTGAGGCGGAGCGGGCCGTCACCGACGCGCTCGCCCGCAGCCTGCACGCGCTCGGCACCGTCGACATGGACGACGTACGGGCGGTGCGGCTCGGACCCGAGGCGTTCGCCCGGCATCTGGCGGTCGCCGCGCCGGACGCCGACCGCGAACTGCCGCCCGGCGCCGCCCGGCTGCACACCGCCGTACTGCACGCGGTCTGCGACCAGATCCTGCGCTTCCTCGTCCGGCGGTCGGCGTTCGTCGCCCGCGGCCTCGCCGAGCGGGCGGCCGACACGGACGCCGCGTTCGAGGAGATCTACGCCCGCGCGATCATCGCGAGCCACGACCATCTGACGATCTACGGCATCGATCTGGCCCACTCCCCCGACACCTGGCCCCTGGACACCGCTTACCTCAGTCTGGAGACCGAGACCGACGCGGGTCCCACCGCCCCCGCGGAGCAGGCACTCGCCGGGAGCGACCGGGTGTTGCTGTGGGGTGTGGCGGGCTCGGGCAAGACCACGCTGGTGCAGTGGCTGGCGGTCTCCGTGGCCCGTGGACGGCTGCCCGGCCAGCTGGCCCGGCTGCGCGGCCGGGTGCCGTTCGTACTGCCGGTGCGGCGGTTCCGGCACGGCGGCTTCCCCCCGCCCGACCGCTTTCTGTCCGCCGTCCGCCACCCCCAGGCCGACGCCCAGCCCGACGGATGGGCCGAGCGGGTGCTGTCCGCGGGTCGCGGGCTGCTGCTGGTGGACGGCATCGACGAGGCGCCCGAGGGCGACCGTGAACAGCTGCGGGAGGCGCTGCGCGAACTTCCGGCACGCTATCCGGGGAACGTCTGGCTGGTCACTTCCCGCCCCTCCGCCGTCCGCGAGAACTGGCTGTCCTCCGAGCGCTTCGCGGAACTGAAGCTGGCCCCGCTCAGCCGCGAGGGGGTCACCGCCTTCATTCAGCGCTGGCACGCCGCGGCGCGCGAGGACGGCACCGATCTGGACCGGCTGGGCTCCTACGAGGAAACGCTGCTGGACGCCGTGCGGATAACGCGTGAACTGGGACGGCTGGCCACCAATCCGCTGATGTGCGGACTGATCTGCGCCCTGCACCGGGACCGCCGCGGCTATCTGCCGCGCGGCCGCAAAGCCCTCTATGACGCGGCCCTTTCCATGCTGCTGGAACGCCGTGACCGCGAGCGCGCCATGGTGCCGCCCGATGGAATCGACCTCCCGCAGGAACCGAAGATCAGGCTGCTCCAGAAGCTGGCGCACTGGATGCTGGTCAACGGACGGTCCGAAATGGACCGGACAGTGGCCCTCGAGACCTTCGCCCAGCACCTTCCGTCCATTCCCCATGCCTCGCGGCAGGGCGGACCGGAGGAGATCTACCGGCATCTGCTCCACCGCACCGGACTATTGCGTGAGCCCACCCCGGGGTCGGTCGATTTCGTCCACCGCACCTTCCAGGACTATCTGAGCGCGAGAGCGGTGGTGGAACGACACGATTTCGACTTCCTCATCGACCACGCCCACCTGGACGACTGGGAAGAAGTGATCAGAATGTCGGTCGCTCTCGCCCGCCCCGATGAATGCGCTTACCTCCTGGAAGGACTGCTGGCCGCCCGAAAGGGCACCCGCCCGGTCCATGCCCGCCATCGCAAACTCCTGGCGGCCGCGTGTCTGGAACACGCGACGGAGCTGGACCCCGCGGTGCGTTCCCGGGTGCACCGCTATACCCGGGATCTGGTCCGGCCGACCTCCCTGGAGGCGGCCCGGGCGCTGGGCTGGATCGGCCCTATCGCACTGGAAATGCTGCCCGATCCCACCGGCGTATCCGATGAGGAGGCCCATCGTCTGGCCGTCACCGCCAGCTCGATAGCCGACGACCGCGCCATCGACTATCTGGCCCGGCTGCGGGACCGTACGTCCTGGGCGGTGCGCTCACAGCTCGCACGGGCCTGGCGGCGCTATGACACCGACCGCTACGCGGAGGAAATCATCGCGCATCTCGATGAACGCGAACTCGACTTTCCGGTGTCCGACGCGGCCGAGCTCGGCGCGCTGCGCAGACTCGGCGGCCGCCCCTGTGTCCAGATCGCCGGGGCCTTCACCCCGGAGCAGCTCACCGAGGGCCTGGTCGCCGAGCGGCTGACCGAGCTGTGGCTCTCCTACGACCTGGGGGACGGCCTGGACCTGAGCTGGCTGTCCGCCTTCCCCCGGCTGCACACCCTGCGGCTGAGCCCCCGCAACGCGGAGGTCACCGGGGTGCCCGAGGGCGTCCAGGTCATAGTGACGGGCAGCTGA
- a CDS encoding Lsr2 family protein yields MAQKVQVLLVDDLDGGEADETVTFALDGKSYEIDLTTANADRLRDALEPFTKGGRRTGGRTSGGRGKARAAAGGSQDTAKIRAWAKENGYEVNDRGRVPATVREAYEKANA; encoded by the coding sequence ATGGCACAGAAGGTTCAGGTCCTTCTTGTCGACGATCTCGACGGCGGCGAGGCGGACGAGACCGTGACGTTCGCGTTGGACGGCAAGAGCTACGAGATCGATCTCACCACCGCGAACGCCGACCGGCTCCGGGACGCCCTGGAGCCGTTCACCAAGGGCGGCCGCCGTACTGGTGGCCGGACCTCCGGTGGCCGCGGAAAGGCGCGTGCGGCGGCCGGCGGCAGTCAGGACACCGCGAAGATCCGCGCCTGGGCCAAGGAGAACGGCTACGAGGTCAACGACCGCGGCCGCGTTCCGGCGACCGTGCGCGAGGCATACGAGAAGGCCAACGCCTGA
- a CDS encoding BlaI/MecI/CopY family transcriptional regulator: protein MPRPLGELEDAVMTRVWKWNRPVTVREVLEDLQRERSIAYTTVMTVMDNLHQKGWLRREVQGRAYRYAAVSTRAAYSAALMNEAWSASDNPAAALVAFFGMMSEEQRDALRDAMRVAQLGEPGESPGESGR from the coding sequence GTGCCTCGGCCATTGGGAGAGCTCGAAGACGCGGTCATGACCCGGGTGTGGAAGTGGAACCGCCCGGTCACCGTGCGGGAAGTCCTGGAAGACCTTCAACGGGAACGCTCGATCGCCTACACGACGGTCATGACGGTAATGGACAACCTCCATCAGAAGGGCTGGCTCCGCAGGGAGGTTCAAGGTCGTGCCTATCGATATGCGGCCGTCTCCACCCGGGCCGCCTACTCGGCCGCACTGATGAACGAGGCGTGGTCGGCCAGTGACAACCCGGCGGCCGCCCTCGTCGCGTTCTTCGGGATGATGTCCGAAGAGCAGCGAGATGCACTGCGCGACGCCATGCGCGTCGCACAACTCGGGGAGCCCGGGGAGAGCCCCGGTGAGTCGGGGCGATGA
- a CDS encoding type III pantothenate kinase — MLLTIDVGNTHTVLGLFDGDEIVEHWRISTDARRTADELAVLLQGLMGMHPLLGEELGDGIEGISICATVPSVLHELREVTRRYYGDVPSVLVEPGVKTGVPILMDNPKEVGADRIINALAAVELYEGPCVVVDFGTATTFDAVSSRGEYVGGVIAPGIEISVEALGVRGAQLRKIELARPRSVIGKNTVEAMQSGILYGFAGQVDGIVRRMARELAEDPEEVTVIATGGLAPMVLGESSVIDEHEPWLTLIGLRLVYERNISRS; from the coding sequence ATGCTGCTGACCATCGACGTCGGAAACACCCATACCGTGCTGGGGCTGTTCGACGGTGACGAGATCGTCGAGCACTGGCGGATCTCCACCGATGCCCGCCGCACCGCGGATGAACTGGCCGTGCTCCTCCAGGGCCTGATGGGGATGCATCCGTTGCTGGGCGAGGAACTGGGCGACGGCATCGAGGGCATCTCGATCTGCGCCACCGTCCCCTCGGTGCTGCACGAACTGCGCGAGGTCACCCGCCGTTATTACGGGGATGTGCCGTCCGTCCTGGTCGAGCCGGGGGTGAAGACCGGTGTGCCGATCCTGATGGACAACCCCAAGGAGGTCGGCGCCGACCGGATCATCAACGCGCTGGCCGCCGTCGAGCTGTACGAAGGCCCCTGCGTGGTGGTCGACTTCGGCACCGCCACCACGTTCGACGCGGTCAGCTCGCGCGGGGAGTACGTGGGCGGGGTGATCGCCCCGGGTATCGAGATCTCGGTCGAGGCGCTGGGGGTGCGCGGCGCCCAGCTGCGCAAGATCGAGCTGGCCCGGCCGCGCAGCGTGATCGGGAAGAACACGGTCGAGGCGATGCAGTCCGGCATCCTCTACGGCTTCGCGGGCCAGGTCGACGGGATCGTCCGGCGGATGGCGAGGGAGCTCGCGGAGGACCCGGAGGAGGTGACGGTCATCGCCACCGGCGGGCTGGCCCCCATGGTGCTCGGTGAATCGTCGGTGATCGACGAGCATGAGCCCTGGCTGACTCTGATCGGCCTGAGGCTGGTCTATGAGCGCAACATCTCCCGGAGCTGA